The Elaeis guineensis isolate ETL-2024a chromosome 11, EG11, whole genome shotgun sequence genomic interval TTGCAGGTCTGGGTCGCCCATTCTAAGTTGGGTAGCGAAATGCATGGCTTGGCGAAAGCTTAGGTCATGCCTCTCCTGAAGTGAAGTGGACCCTGTGAGGCTGGTTTCACAAAGTAGAGAATGCCTCCAACTGAAATTAAGAAGTGTTTGGCTGGGGGAGTGGGGgtctggaatcagaatcggaataagtgacttccattccaatcatttggttgggaggagtccattatgaTTCCGGAATCGAATGGGAATGGttcaatctatatagaattcaatctctattctcctctatggattcaaattttcattccaattccgatcccggtcacgaaccaaatgcttcgggGGATTTGACtattccgattttgatttcaagctattccgattccgattgcgaaccaaacaccccttaggggtgtttggttggaggaGTGAGatctggaatcggaatcgaatgggtgactcccattctaaccgtttggttggaaggagtcccattccgatttcaatttggagtggaatgagaatggctcaatctatatagaactcaatctctactctctctatggattcaatttttcattccgattctgatcaCGAACTAAACGCTTCGggagatttggccattccgattcgaTTCCAACCATTCGATTTTCATTCTTATTCTGATTTCGCAACCGAAATCAAAATAGAATGGGAATCGGAATagcttggaatcagaatcggaatggtcaaatctCTGAAGCGTTTGGTTGGTGACCGAATCAGAAtctgaatgaaaaattgaatcatagaggagagtagggattgagttctatatagattgagccattccatTCCACTATGGAAtgggaatgggactcctcccaaccaaatcgTTGGAATGGAGTCacccatttcgattctgatttcgattccagacTCCCACtctcccaaccaaacaccccttaATGCGAAAGGACAACGGGCCACCACACCATGCAGCTCGTGGGCATCCCATTAGCGGACAGCCATCTTTTTGAAAAATCTCATACAAGAGGATTTTCCTGGAAAAATAGTTTGAAGCCACGATAATCTGTTTCGAAGTTGTTAGATGGAATTTTAGATGGTGACTCCAGGGTCCATAAAGCAAATGTAGAAGTAATTTGAATCAAAGGCCTGGTTAGAGGTATCATTCTGGATTATTTTGTATAAACAATGCATTGTGATCCAGAGAAATTGAAAGATTGGTGTGTTGGGATCTCAATGAATAGGTGAATTTATTGTACGTTGTAGAATGATTTTTGAGATATTAGTACAATGTCACGAAGAAGCTGTTACATTTCTTCAAGATTCATAGTTCTGATTGTTTGCAAAGTTTTGCCAGCAACTGTGAGTACAGTTGGTTGGCACCTCATTCCTAAGGGCTTGCCCTGGTTCAGATCCTGggtattgctaaaaaaaaaaaaaaattattatatgtgTATGATATCATGGATAAACTTTAGATTGAGAATgaagaaatatttaaatttttaactagGAAATACATGTATAATCTTATTATGGCATTAGACATGAGCTAATTTTGTTATATTTCTCATGTCGCATTTCTTTGTTCTCGTTCTTGCTTGTCGAGTTGTAAGATGCATTGTTTCAAAATGCCTGGTAGTtgctgcttcttttttttttttttttttcctgaaaaaAACACGTACTCGGGCTCTTACTGATGGTCGTTTGAAGAATTAAGTGTCAGCTAATTCCTAGTAGATGATGAAGTGGTTTAAGCTTGTGTATAGGCCAGTTTTGTTGGTTCTAAGATCAGTGTTCTGCAAGTTGTTGTGGCAGCAAAGAAAAAGCTACCCGGAATTCAAGTGCAGTTGCGTTATCTTGGGCGGAAATATTAGCTTCGTGTCTCATCTTATTTGAAATTTGAGTTGAGTTAGCAACTGCATACATGGCTGTGCTTGTCAAATCTTGTTCCACTTATTTGGCTTTGGCTTTATGAATCCTCCACACAAACTTTAGCATGCAGGATTTTACCCCCCATCTAGTCAGGTTTGTTGTTTATTTGGGATCAAATGGAGTTCACTTTGTCCTTTATGTGATACAGTCTTTATCCTTTGTTGGTAACTCATATCCGTTGGAAGGCGAATAGAGCGTTGAATTGGATGGCGACATATATGGCAGGGCACTCTGATGGTTTTGTGTGGatggatcttttttcttctcttctttcttttcgacatgttttattttttgatatgataGATTGTACTCAAATTAGATGGATTTAATTTGTTTGTTCTAGCAAAAAAACATGTCTTTCCTACAGAAGGAATTCTTAATAAAGCTAATCCAGAAGTCCAACAGTCATAGCAGCTGGAAACTTGGTGAAGATGTTAAAACAGCTGAAGAGGAGTCCTAGAAAGAAAAATATGTTAAATTAGTCAATAAATTAGACTAAAACTAGTGGGATGTCTCATAGGCTAAACTAGCAAGAAACTTTAGTAAAGATTGGCTATAAAAGGAAATCCGACAAATCGAGTAATTGAAATCTCTAAGcaaaatacaaaagaagaagaaataattttctcctctaaaataaacatactatctaaaatctGTCCCTTTCTCCTTCATTGGACTAGATGTTAGATTATATGGGGAATGATGGATCCTTCACTGGAAGCCCAAGAGTTATTATACGAGCCCTGCCAGACGTGGGACAGGATGCATGGGAAAGGTTCAAGCATTAGGATGATGGCTCTTCGAATCCAGTGGCCAGGATTGATGTGGGATGGCAAGCTTTTATTGATCGGAGAGGGAGAAGTAAGCTTTTATTGACCGGAGAGGGAGAAGGTAGGCTCATGAAAACGTACGAGGAATGAAGGGTGTTTATTTCTtggattgtattttttttttggatggatgagatgaaatGATAGATGAAAAGGCTAGGATAGGAAACAGGATTTAATCTAGTGATGGAGAGAGATTCTGGATGGAAAATATGATTGGCTCATCCTTTGAATTGGATTGATGTAGTCAGTAGTGGCAAATATTATAGATATGATTTATAAGAAAATGAGATAGATATAATGTCCAAATTTTTTCTACATGATGTTTATTTTTTACTACATTTGCTTGCACAATTATAGAATTTCTTTGTCATCATCACTATCTAGAATTATGTGTAAGATATGTTtggtatataatataaaataggattattattattattattattatttgtaattttattttttaaaattttatttatttttatgtgtgaTGCGATACGGCAGTGGGGCCGGTTGTTGGGATATTGGCTGCACGTTTAAACCGCCCAGTACTGGCTACGCATATTTAAACCATCCACCGTGCATAAGACGGGCTCATAGATAACCCGTGTTTTATTTGTGGAGGACTTGGAACAGCCCCTACCAGCGACCGCCACGGATACTGTTGCGAGGACCACAGCCGGTGGTGATGCCAACTCGACACCACATGCCTTGCGCCCtcgtttccttctctctcttccactGCCCCCGTCGCAATCGGGCATCTCGATTCAGCCGCTAAGCCCCAGCAACCCCAGTGGCTTCCAATCCTGCCGTGCCAAACCGCCACGCCATCCCTGGCCGCTTGTTATTGTACGTGCTGCTTGTTGATAGGCCGATCGCCTGCTCATGCTTTATTAATTCAACAGGTCTATATTCACCCACGTGGCGGGTTTCGCCAGCGTTTGGGCTGAGCTACGACCTGCAGCCAATTGACTCGCGACACGTTACCGCGTGACCCTTATGTCATCTTACGTGGACTCATCCAGAACCAGGACGAATCGCgttttaaatttcaaaagatagctGACGATTATAGGGAAAGCAAAATCATTGTTCATGAAATATAAAAGACAAGTTCTTACTACTGTCATGATAAAAATTAATATGCAAACTAGTAAAATTATGTAATAGCCTGGCAAATTCATCATTTATGACAATTCAACCATTGTAGCGACAAATATAAGCAGTTGATGCAGCTGTTGTGGAGAATCATGGCGTATTAGATATGCAGCTCTTTGTTCTCCAAGAAATTATTACAAGGTGCTAATAGCACTTGTGAGGCTAGACCCCAACTGTGCACTAGTCCATCGCCATTTTGACCTGGCACAATGTTATTGCACTCATCTTAATTTGAAGTATTTGAGTTTCTCTCCATGTATGTTCATATACCTGATGATGTGGTATAGATTTGTCATCTTGTAACTACTACCAACCAATAATGGATCGTCTTGTATACGGCTAACCGATAAATAATGATACGCTACTGTTCTTGAATTAAATGCATTAAAGATAGTGAAAGCTCATTAAGAAGGAGGTTTTAGACCTACATACTTATAATACACGTTGCAGGACGACTATAGCTCATTCCGTATGTCCAAATATTTATTATACGTCCAATGATTATAGTATGCTCATGCTTTCTGGATAACGGCTCTATGCCTTCACTCTTATATATACAAGATTTAGAGGATTTTATGCacgtttttctcttcttttctactCTTTtaactttccttttcttttccacTTTTTTaactcatacttttagattttcaCTGTTTCACCAAAGTTTGCCTGACTTAGATAATGGATAGTCCTCCACCGAATCAAATTCGACGGCTTCGGTGCTTCATTTTTTTATGATCGGATTCTCTGCTCTAAGCCGACCTTCCAATTAGAGTAGAACAGAAGCAGATCAACTGCTTCTCACCATTTCATCTAGTCATTTAGTCTCATCATGTCAAATTTTGATGCCAACCCATGAGCTCTATCAGGTCGGATTTTGGTGCAAGCCCACTGAGCTCTGTCAAGTCAAATTTGGATGCTAACATTCGGCATTGAGATATGCAACTATGCTGGATATGAGTACTATACATGTCTGATAGGTTTAGGGCGTATCCAAAGAATAAGGACATAATTGAAATTAACACACTCATCAGCACCAACTTTCACACCAAATAATTCTCTTTAGAGCAGTATTAAGTGCTCTATGATAGGATGAGTCACCCTAACTGCTCTCTTGTGTTGTTACTATGCAAGTAGGTTACCAGTAATAGCCAAGCTAACGACCTGAGTTGGGACAATCCTATCCCACGGATTTGTCTATGCAATATCAAATTAATCATGCGAACAATGTTGTCCTCCGTCTTACATTCAATGCATCCATCCATCAATGCTATTGATTGCATCAATGCCCCCATATCACGATTGTTGGTGCCGGACCACCAGTAATATGTTAATGCAATCATCTATTGGTACGTCTTGAAATTGATCATAACTGATGTGGCAAGCCAACTAATGAGAGCTTGCCACAACCGTGGGCCTATCATTGAGAATCTGATATGTGGTTGAGTCCTTCAAATTTGGAACTTTCATTAGGTTGGTGAGGGTTGGGCTCATGATCGCGAACGGTTTTTTTATATGCATGACAAGCAGACTATTCACATCAGTGAAACGCAGGGGCAAGATCTTTAGGCGAGATGTATAGGCTATTATCATAACAGTTAGCCTACATGCCCATGTGCTTGACGGCATATGACAGCCCTTCACCTGAGGGCCTCCAGGAAATTTCTTTTCGATCCTATCATAATGCTGTCTTCTGCTGTCTCAAATCTTTTCTGTTATTAAGATAATGCTTGACTTGGGTACTGGACGATCCTCCATCAAATACTCTTCGGCAGGTGGACTTCCACCCTTTATACTTTTAGACCGGAGCATCAGCCCTAGCACGACCGTCATCATCCAGGCTAATCCTACTGACTTGAATGGGCAACCCCCTCCAGTGCCGTGGTTGGCCGGATTTTGGGCGAGATCAACTGGAAATTAAGGCGCGATGGATCGGACAATCTCGACCGCTAATTCTCTGTTCCTTCGAGTCTACTCTCCACGCCGACTGGACAGCGACACAGTGCGTGGTGGGACACCGGGAGTGGGAGCTGATCTAATGATGAGGAATTAGTCGGTTTAGGGCGGcaaattaaaactttaaaaaCAAGTAAGAGAAGGAGAAGATAAATCAAATGAAACCCCACTCCTCTTTGTCTCCGCTCACCGTCGTGGTGATATAAATAGACCCCCTCATCCTCACCTCAGTCCGCACCGAGGCCCCATATCTCTCCACCGCCGCAAGCTAGCTCCCTccctcttttttattttctcattttCACGATTTAAAGAAAGAAGAGTTGGTAAATTTAATCAGCGGTCGATGGGGAAGGACGTGGAGGCCGAGTTCACCGCGAAGGACTACACGGACCCGCCGCCGGCGCCGCTGATCGATGCGGAGGAGCTGGCCAAGTGGTCGCTTTACCGGGCGGTGATCGCCGAGTTTATCGCGACGCTGCTGTTCCTCTACATCACTGTGGCGACGGTGATAGGCTACAAGCACCAGTCGGACCCCAACGTGGGTGGCGCCGACGCGGCCTGCAGCGGTGTCGGGATCCTCGGCATCGCCTGGGCTTTCGGAGGGATGATTTTTATCCTCGTCTACTGCACCGCCGGCATCTCTGGtgggttttgcttttcttttttttttttctttccccccCCAAAGTTTAGAAAGTTATCCGCTTCTACTAGAAAGGACGTCAGGTGAAGGTGGCAGGATGATAATTTTGCACCAGAAAGTGGTAGGATGATAATTTTTGTGAAAATAAGTCTAAACTGTTTCTGACTTCTTGATGTCTTATTCTAACGGGGAAAAGTATAGAGAtgagttttaaaattttgatgtggTTTTGTCAATGTCTGGTTCttgtgaaaataaaaaaagaaaaagaaaatgttgGATAGACCTACTTGTTAACCGTTTAGGATAAGAGTAGAGGGAAAAGGAAATTCCTGCATATGTTACTGCAGCATTATTTAGTTGTGCTACCGTAAGCCCAAACGTTGGTTGGTACACGCTTTTCCTAACGACGCTTTTGTTTCAATAAAAATGTTTACATAGGTTTAAAAGAGTATTTTTTTGTTGTTTAttaaacaaaaaataaagaaGGAATCATTACCATTTAATGATTTAAACTCAAGAATTCGACACTAGGTTTGACCGAGCTTGATGGACAAAAATCTACAAAGCCTTCGTTCATATTGGATCCGTCAGGATGGCTGTTGTGCATTTCTTCTCAACATAAACTATAAGCATCTGATTCCTCCTCTCTGTCTCTCCATCTCCTTTGTGTTTTCTGCTGTGCATGGATGCAGGCGGTCACATAAACCCGGCGGTGACGTTCGGGCTGTTCCTGGCTCGCAAGGTCTCCCTGATCCGGGCCCTTCTCTACATGATCGCCCAGTGCCTGGGAGCCATCTGCGGCGTGGGCCTTGTAAAGAGCTTCCAGAAGGCCTACTACAACCGCTACGGCGGCGGTGCCAACGAGCTCAGCTCCGGCTACTCCAAGGGGACGGGACTCGCGGCGGAGATCATCGGCACCTTCGTCCTCGTTTACACCGTCTTCTCCGCCACCGACCCCAAGCGCAACGCCCGCGACTCCCACGTCCCGGTATTAACTctactcctctctcttctttttttattttattttatttttattttattttggtggGGCTGTCGGCATTTGATAATGTGTACCATACATCGTAGTTTACATCTTCCTCCCATTATACGATCTCATTGGGGGTTGGTTGGGGTTGAGGTAACCATAACAGTTGACTGaaattttaatttggtttggaaGTGGGTCCAAGTTGGGCCCCGGTTTAGCGTCTGCCAGTCTAAGATTTCGCCCACGGCCCGCACAATACTTGACGGGTCCTGTGTCATGGCTGGCTTGGATCTAACTTGTCAGGACTAAAGCTGGAACCTTCATGTCCACTTGGATTTGATTCAATTTCACAGGATCCTCATTTGGAGGCTGGATGGGATGAGTCTGCGTCGGATTCAGCTTCGATCATAATCTTTGGGAAGCTTACCGGAAAATTTAACATCTACTCAACCCTCTTGCACTTCTACCTTTAACCGGTGTCAAGTAGGTAACAGAATTTAGTGCGAGCAATCCATgctattcatatataattacgaTCATACCAAGGACTGTCTCCAAATTGCTATGCTAACACTAGGTTATGTGCCTCCCTAGGAATTTCTTATTTGTATCCCATGAATATATAACAAAGTGACATATGAGCCCTAACTGGGGAACATAAAACTGGACTTAGTTGAACCAAACCTAAAAATTTTGATCTACCTCTTAAACCtaatttgaagatttttttttttaataaataaacaaCAATGGTCTAAATAAGAGGAGAAAGCCTTTTGGTAATACTCTTACCTCCAAGGTCCCAATGAATGCTGGATTTGACTAAAGTATTTGGATaccgatcaaaaaaaaaatttcaccaacATGATAAACCATCATCTTCCCGCTTAAATTAATGTTAATGATGAATATCTATATGTGATCTTATATACTTTTGTACAAAACTTGTATCCTCTGCGTATACAAATGAAGGGGTCGGACTAGTCTGTTTGGTATGGTAATTTTCTTCTGTGGTGAACACCTCTATTCCTATAACCAGCCAAAAAAATCGATACGGCTAGCAAGAAAAATTGCATATGGAGAATTATTTTGGCAATTTTTCATTGTCTTGGTTATCACAACGCAAATGATATAATAGTAACCTCATCTGCAGTCACcttaaattaatgtaaagaatTCAGCTTTTCACTGGTCGTATCAGAACATTCCTGAGGTGGAGGCATAATTTCAGTTGAATGTCACAGTTATCTTTACCACGATCCTTTTTCTAGCTTATACGGCAACAATATTTGTGGGtatcttttttttgatttctatTGGTTTCCATCATCTGTCCAGGTTTTGGCTCCACTCCCTATCGGTTTTGCAGTGTTCATGGTCCATCTAGCCACAATTCCTATCACCGGGACTGGCATTAACCCTGCCAGGAGCTTCGGAGCTGCTGTGATCTATAACGAGGATAAGGCCTGGGATCATCAGGTAATAATATACCGATTTCTAAAATATCTCTATGCGACACGGTTTTTGCTTGCATGTTTTTGGTTTATTAATGTTTAGAGACTTAACACAACGAACAAAACCAATTAAGGACCTGGCATCAGGCAAGGGTCCACGGTTGACCGCAAACAAACAAATCCTCTCCCGAAAATATAAACTCGATCAGGCTAGGGTGCGCCGATACTGTACTTTTAAAAAAAGGTCCATGGATTTGGATTTTGGAACAACTTTGGATGCTTCTGGCCTGTTCTTTATCGTTTTAATGAACAAAACCC includes:
- the LOC105054514 gene encoding aquaporin PIP2-4: MGKDVEAEFTAKDYTDPPPAPLIDAEELAKWSLYRAVIAEFIATLLFLYITVATVIGYKHQSDPNVGGADAACSGVGILGIAWAFGGMIFILVYCTAGISGGHINPAVTFGLFLARKVSLIRALLYMIAQCLGAICGVGLVKSFQKAYYNRYGGGANELSSGYSKGTGLAAEIIGTFVLVYTVFSATDPKRNARDSHVPVLAPLPIGFAVFMVHLATIPITGTGINPARSFGAAVIYNEDKAWDHQWIFWVGPFIGAAIAAAYYQYVLRASAGKPLGSYRSG